CTAAAGAGACAGCAGATGAGTTTGATTTTTCCTTATATGATTATGTAGTTGATGCTATTGATACCGTATCCGGAAAGATAGAACTGGTTTTACGGTCACAGGAGAAAAATGTACCTATTATTAGCTGCATGGGAGCCGGAAATAAGTTGGATCCTACCCGTTTTGAGGTGGCGGATATTTTTGAAACTTCAGTGTGTCCCCTGGCTAAAGTTATGAGAAGAGAACTGGGGGCCAGAGGGGTCAAGAAGCTAAAAGTTGTATACTCAAAGGAGAAAGCTATAAAGCCATTGGAGGATTCTAGTGCCAGCTGTAGAGAAAACTGCATATGCCCTCCCGGAACAGACAGAAAATGTACCGCTAAGAGGCAAATACCGGGAAGTGTTTCTTTTGTTCCCTCAGTGGCCGGCTTAATAATAGCCGGTGAAGTAATTAAGGACCTTGCCGGTATAATTGATAAAAACTTGTAATTTTTTCATAATTGTTATATATTCATTACTGACAAATAAATATACAATATTAATTTGGAAGGATGATTTATAATGGGAAAGATACCCACCAGAGAAGAGGCTTGGGAGCTTTTATGTGAATTTAACAAGGATGAATTTCATTTAAAACATGCCAGAATTGTAGAAGGGGTTATGAAATATTTTGCCCGTAATTTAGGTCATGGTGAGGAAGAATTCTGGGGTATTGTGGGCCTGCTTCATGATCTTGACTTTGGAATGTATCCTGAATTACATTGCATAAAAACTCAAGAAATAATGAGGGAGAGGGGCTATGATGAAAGGCTTATTCACGGGGTGGCAAGCCATGGATATGGCATCTGTGTGGATATAAAGCCGGAACATGAAATGGAAAAGGTTTTATATGCAGTTGATGAGCTGACCGGACTGATAGGTGCTACGGCTATTATGCGTCCTTCAAAAAGCACCATGGACCTAGAGGTTAGCTCAGTTAAAAAGAAATTTAAGACCCCAAAATTTGCAGCCGGCTGCTCAAGGGATGTAATACGAAATGGTGCACATATGCTGGGATGGGAGCTGGATGATTTGTTTAGAAGAACAATTCTGGCTCTTCGTGAGGTGGAAGAGACAACAGGATTAGTTTAAGTTTTTAGAAATATTCATATGGAGGAAAGATCGGAATATCCGGTTTTATGTGATAGATATGATTGGTTTGGGAACCTTGGGAAATATTGCCCTTATTCTGATTGGCTCTACTATTGGACTGGTAATTAAGGGAGGACTAAAGAAGCGGTTTCAGGATACCATAATGAGCGCCCTGGGGCTTGCGGTAATCTTTATAGGAATTAGTGGGGCATTAGAGGGATTGCTGGTAATTGAGGATGGGAAGATTAGCAGTTCTAATATAATGCTTATGATTGTATCCCTGGCTATAGGGGGCTTTTTAGGTGAAGCCATTAATATTGAAGACAAGCTAGATCAGGTTGGTGAATGGTTAAAGGGCAAATTAAAAATAACAAAG
This genomic interval from Herbinix luporum contains the following:
- a CDS encoding tRNA threonylcarbamoyladenosine dehydratase — protein: MLNQFSRTELLLGKEALERLAKARVAVFGIGGVGSFTVEALARSGIENIDLIDDDKVCLTNLNRQLIATRKTIGKYKVEIAKERILEINPKAKVKTHQCFFTKETADEFDFSLYDYVVDAIDTVSGKIELVLRSQEKNVPIISCMGAGNKLDPTRFEVADIFETSVCPLAKVMRRELGARGVKKLKVVYSKEKAIKPLEDSSASCRENCICPPGTDRKCTAKRQIPGSVSFVPSVAGLIIAGEVIKDLAGIIDKNL
- a CDS encoding hydrolase codes for the protein MGKIPTREEAWELLCEFNKDEFHLKHARIVEGVMKYFARNLGHGEEEFWGIVGLLHDLDFGMYPELHCIKTQEIMRERGYDERLIHGVASHGYGICVDIKPEHEMEKVLYAVDELTGLIGATAIMRPSKSTMDLEVSSVKKKFKTPKFAAGCSRDVIRNGAHMLGWELDDLFRRTILALREVEETTGLV